In Amia ocellicauda isolate fAmiCal2 unplaced genomic scaffold, fAmiCal2.hap1 HAP1_SCAFFOLD_57, whole genome shotgun sequence, one DNA window encodes the following:
- the LOC136738601 gene encoding trace amine-associated receptor 13c-like, with protein MEVHLNVASGNGVYKSTMECAVQYCFQSSNSSCPKEARPTAVYVVMYISAAAVVMLTVCGNLLVIISISHFKQLHTPTNLLLCFLAVADLLVGVIVMPFLILMRETCWYFGETSCLIYTALAYGLTSISVINVACIAIDRYFAVCDPLLYSTKITMNITRSVILLNWSEKVKYLQTTLGVTVGVFLLCLVPWYIYTLINANARIFSSFAIHFLSWLVYFNSSINPLIYALLYPWFRKSVKMIVTCRICHPASSLMNLFQEKQ; from the exons ATGGAGGTGCACTTGAATGTGGCTAGTGGAAATGGGGTATACAAGTCCACCATGGAGTGTGCTG TTCAGTACTGTTTCCAGTCTTCTAACTCCTCCTGCCCTAAGGAAGCGCGACCTACAGCAGTCTATGTGGTGATGTATATTTCTGCAGCAGCAGTGGTGATGCTGACAGTGTGTGGAAACCTGCTGGTGATCATTTCTATCTCTCACTTCAAGCAGCTCCACACACCAACCAACCTGCTCTTGTGCTTCCTGGCTGTGGCAGACCTTCTAGTAGGAGTGATTGTGatgccttttttaattttaatgagaGAAACCTGTTGGTATTTTGGAGAAACTAGTTGCTTAATTTACACCGCTTTAGCTTATGGCTTAACTTCTATTTCAGTTATTAATGTTGCTTGTATAGCCATTGATCGCTATTTTGCTGTGTGTGACCCATTACTTTATTCTACCAAAATAACTATGAATATCACACGGTCAGTCATACTGCTTAATTGGTC agaaaaagtaaaatatctCCAAACAACTCTAGGCGTTACAGTAGGTGTCTTTCTCCTATGTTTGGTGCCATGGTATATTTACACTTTGATTAATGCCAATGCGAGaattttttcttcatttgcGATACATTTTCTGAGTTGGCTGGTATATTTTAATTCCTCCATCAATCCTTTAATTTATGCTTTGCTTTACCCTTGGTTTCGGAAGTCGGTGAAAATGATTGTGACATGTAGGATATGTCACCCAGCATCCTCTTTGATGAACCTGTTCCAAGAAAAGCAGTAA